Proteins encoded together in one Armatimonadota bacterium window:
- a CDS encoding Na+/H+ antiporter subunit C: METPLGLVIGGLYAVGLYLMLRRSIVKLLIGLAVLTNAANLLIFTAAGVTRGRPPLVPPGQAQLSSPYADPLPQAMILTAIVIGFGVLAFAVVLVHRVVQVVRSDDLDSMKTTDT, translated from the coding sequence GTGGAGACGCCGCTGGGGCTCGTCATCGGGGGGCTGTACGCGGTCGGCCTGTATCTGATGTTGCGGCGCAGCATCGTCAAGCTCCTCATCGGGCTTGCCGTGCTGACGAACGCGGCCAACCTGCTGATCTTCACGGCGGCGGGGGTGACCCGGGGCCGGCCGCCCCTCGTCCCGCCCGGCCAGGCGCAGCTGTCCTCGCCCTACGCCGATCCGCTGCCTCAGGCGATGATCCTCACCGCGATCGTCATCGGCTTCGGCGTGCTGGCCTTCGCCGTGGTTCTCGTCCACCGGGTAGTGCAGGTGGTGCGCAGCGACGACCTCGACTCGATGAAGACCACCGACACGTGA
- a CDS encoding Na+/H+ antiporter subunit D translates to MLPILPLVIPLVTAVACLMAWGRRSVQRGLGVAGAAALLGAAIVLLRTVSRAGILVVQVGSWPAPFGITLVADLFSTIMVTVTGVIALAVAVYSLAAVDARREAFGYYPLLHLLLLGVCGAFLTGDLFNLYVWFEVMLIASFVLLALGGERPQLEGAIKYVTLNLMSSALFLAAVGVLYGTAGTLNMADLAVKLRTSAAPGLVTTLGVLFLVAFGVKAAIFPLFFWLPAAYHTPPVAVSALFAGLLTKVGVYVMIRVFTLLFVQDVGYTHRIILVVSGLTMVTGVLGAVAQNELRRVLSFHIISQIGYMILGLGLFTRPALAGSIFYIVHHIVVKTNLFLVSGAVHQLRGTFELKLLGGLYREAPALSILFLIPALSLAGMPPLSGFFAKLALARAGLDRGEYVIVATALGVGLLTLFSMTKIWAEAFWKPGGATGATGSGGEAWIVGPITALALITVILGLAGQPFFALAGRAADQLLDPSAYIRAVLVEPSQ, encoded by the coding sequence ATGCTTCCGATCCTGCCCCTGGTGATCCCGCTGGTCACGGCCGTGGCCTGCCTGATGGCCTGGGGACGCCGGTCCGTACAGCGTGGCCTGGGCGTGGCCGGTGCGGCGGCGCTGCTCGGGGCGGCGATCGTCCTGCTCCGCACAGTCTCCCGGGCCGGGATCCTCGTGGTGCAGGTAGGGAGCTGGCCGGCGCCGTTCGGCATCACGCTGGTCGCGGATCTGTTCAGCACGATCATGGTCACGGTCACGGGGGTGATCGCCCTGGCCGTGGCCGTCTACTCGCTCGCCGCCGTGGACGCGCGGCGCGAGGCCTTCGGTTACTACCCGCTGCTGCATCTGCTGTTGCTGGGGGTGTGCGGCGCCTTCCTGACAGGCGACCTCTTCAACCTTTACGTCTGGTTCGAGGTCATGCTGATCGCCTCGTTCGTGCTGCTGGCGCTCGGCGGGGAACGGCCGCAGCTGGAGGGCGCCATCAAGTACGTGACACTGAACCTGATGTCCTCCGCACTGTTCCTGGCCGCGGTCGGCGTCCTCTATGGCACGGCCGGAACCCTGAACATGGCCGACCTGGCGGTCAAACTCCGGACGTCCGCGGCGCCCGGATTGGTCACGACGCTGGGGGTCCTCTTCCTCGTGGCCTTCGGCGTGAAGGCCGCGATCTTCCCATTGTTCTTCTGGCTGCCCGCCGCGTACCATACGCCCCCCGTTGCCGTCTCGGCCCTCTTCGCCGGCCTGCTGACCAAAGTCGGCGTATACGTGATGATCCGCGTCTTCACCCTGCTCTTCGTCCAGGATGTGGGCTACACGCATCGGATCATCCTCGTCGTCTCCGGCCTGACCATGGTGACTGGCGTGCTGGGCGCGGTGGCCCAGAACGAGCTCCGGCGCGTGCTTTCGTTCCACATTATCAGCCAGATCGGCTACATGATCCTTGGCCTGGGTCTGTTTACTCGGCCCGCCCTGGCAGGCTCGATCTTCTACATCGTGCACCACATCGTGGTGAAGACCAACCTCTTCCTGGTCAGCGGCGCGGTCCACCAGCTGCGCGGCACCTTCGAGTTGAAGTTGCTCGGGGGACTGTACCGCGAGGCGCCGGCGCTCAGTATACTGTTTTTGATCCCCGCGCTGTCCCTGGCAGGGATGCCGCCCCTGTCCGGGTTTTTCGCCAAGCTGGCCCTGGCCCGGGCGGGCCTGGACCGCGGCGAGTACGTCATCGTGGCCACGGCCCTCGGCGTGGGGCTGCTCACGCTGTTCTCGATGACGAAGATCTGGGCCGAAGCGTTCTGGAAGCCGGGGGGGGCGACGGGAGCGACGGGGTCCGGAGGGGAGGCCTGGATCGTCGGGCCGATCACCGCGCTGGCCCTGATC